From Juglans regia cultivar Chandler chromosome 8, Walnut 2.0, whole genome shotgun sequence, the proteins below share one genomic window:
- the LOC108981130 gene encoding two-on-two hemoglobin-3-like — protein MASLGHPALIARHRPFPVTHRAAERWLHHMQQALESTPDIDADSKIRMMNFFRHTAFFLVAGDELKSPNQQPLCKHGTSNQLPM, from the exons ATGGCTTCTCTTG GCCATCCTGCGCTGATTGCACGTCACCGACCATTTCCTGTCACACATCGAGCCGCAGAGAGGTGGTTGCATCACATGCAACAAGCATTGGAAAGCACCCCGGATATCGATGCAGACTCGAAAATTAGAATGATGAACTTCTTCAG GCACACAGCATTCTTTCTTGTGGCTGGAGATGAGCTCAAGAGTCCAAACCAACAACCCCTGTGTAAGCATGGGACCAGCAACCAGCTGCCCATGTAA
- the LOC118349281 gene encoding uncharacterized protein LOC118349281, with protein sequence MGIKKWWNLDSETPHECIQLGRSCVESSKNSSTQIQSRWKLFWKKTKSEKKFPGRTTPAVTLMRAATYDSKTYSKNFDQGTGWMDPDNLSRSFSARFADPSRVLRSVRMGSLLD encoded by the coding sequence ATGGGTATTAAGAAGTGGTGGAATCTGGATTCAGAGACTCCTCATGAATGCATCCAGCTAGGCCGGAGCTGTGTGGAAAGCTCCAAAAACAGCAGCACACAAATACAGTCGAGATGGAAATTGTTTTGGAAGAAAACCAAAAGTGAGAAGAAGTTTCCTGGCAGAACTACTCCTGCAGTTACGTTAATGCGTGCTGCTACATACGATTCCAAGACGTATTCCAAGAACTTCGATCAAGGAACTGGGTGGATGGATCCCGATAATCTTTCTCGGTCTTTCTCAGCTCGGTTTGCAGATCCTTCTAGAGTTCTACGAAGTGTACGAATGGGCAGTTTATTGGATTGA
- the LOC109016447 gene encoding nitrate regulatory gene2 protein-like, with translation MGCAQSRIDNEESVSRCKDRKNLIKDAVIARNAFAAGHSGYAVALKDTGAALSDYGHGEAEELHQQPVEPTTSQPPPPPPPPMDNFLPPPPLPNFSPSPGPGPGPMKRTTSLPAMPIKPRKTRAIAIAEEEEDEEEEEGEDDDESNIGIKNNVIIAKDSRNGAGEEVPPLTPEMKAVPPMPESKGMAWDYFFMVEENMPPAGQSLNENVSCDNINEGAAFGEETQNLGPNGSDLVEPKTPERVEEREKQMERTKTAPEEFKRVGKAVPSVSLMKVLSELDDHFLKASQSAQEVSNMLEATRLHYHSNFADNRGHIDHSERVMRVITWNKSFRAIATSEGEKDDFDSEENETHATVLDKLLAWEKKLHQEVKQGELMKLEYQRKVSLLNKQKKRNVSAESLEKTKAAVSHLHTRYIVDMQSMDSTVLEVNRLRDEQLYPKLVELVDGMAKMWATMRAHHSNQLRLVTDLKSLDIAHAPKETTKHHHDRTIQLWNVVEKWHSQFEKLATHQKQYIRALNSWLKLNLIPIESSLKEKISSPPRVQHPPIQTLLQSWHDHLEKLPDELVKSAIGSFAAVIKTIILHQEEEMKLKEKCEETRKEFLRKNQAFEEWYEKYMQRRGPDEMDPERGEDANPKDPISEKKFAVESLKKRLEEEVESHQTHCIQVREKSLGCLKTRLPELFRAMSGYAHACSDTYEKVRSVTHYQKSDVGPTESEVRHTVSEI, from the exons ATGGGTTGCGCACAGTCCAGAATAGACAACGAAGAGTCGGTGTCGCGCTGCAAGGACCGCAAGAATCTCATCAAAGACGCTGTTATAGCCCGAAACGCCTTCGCCGCAGGCCATTCCGGCTACGCCGTGGCCTTAAAAGACACTGGGGCCGCGCTCAGCGACTACGGTCACGGGGAAGCCGAAGAGCTGCACCAGCAGCCGGTGGAGCCCACCACCTCACAACCCCCGCCACCGCCTCCGCCTCCCATGGACAACTTTTTGCCACCTCCGCCGCTCCCGAACTTCTCCCCGAGTCCCGGCCCCGGCCCCGGCCCGATGAAGCGAACCACGAGCTTGCCGGCTATGCCGATAAAGCCACGAAAAACCAGGGCCATTGCCATtgccgaagaagaagaagatgaagaagaggaggaaggagaAGATGATGACGAGAGTAATATCGGAATAAAAAATAACGTTATTATTGCAAAGGATTCAAGAAATGGGGCCGGGGAAGAGGTCCCACCACTGACACCAGAAATGAAGGCGGTCCCTCCGATGCCGGAATCGAAGGGCATGGCCTGGGATTACTTttttatggtggaggaaaataTGCCCCCGGCGGGCCAGTCTTTAAACGAGAACGTTAGCTGTGATAATATTAATGAAGGCGCGGCATTTGGTGAAGAAACCCAAAATTTGGGCCCCAATGGCAGTGATCTGGTGGAGCCGAAGACGCCGGagagagtggaggagagggagaagcaAATGGAGCGCACAAAGACTGCTCCGGAGGAGTTTAAGAGAGTTGGAAAGGCGGTGCCCAGTGTTAGTTTGATGAAGGTATTGAGTGAGCTTGACGATCATTTCTTGAAAGCCTCCCAGAGTGCACAGGAGGTCTCCAACATGCTCGAGGCCACTCGCTTGCATTACCACTCCAATTTCGCAGATAATCGGG GACATATAGATCATTCTGAAAGGGTAATGCGTGTTATCACATGGAATAAATCATTCAGAGCTATAGCAACTAGTGAGGGTGAGAAGGATGACTTTGATTCGGAAGAAAATGAAACTCATGCTACCGTTTTGGATAAGTTGTTAGCATGGGAAAAGAAACTTCATCAAGAAGTCAAG CAAGGTGAGCTAATGAAGCTTGAGTATCAGAGGAAGGTTTCTCTGCTGAACAAGCAGAAGAAACGTAACGTGAGTGCTGAATccttggaaaaaacaaaagcgGCGGTAAGTCATTTGCATACAAGATATATAGTCGACATGCAATCAATGGATTCGACGGTTTTGGAAGTAAATCGTTTACGTGATGAGCAGTTGTACCCAAAGCTTGTTGAACTTGTTGATGG GATGGCCAAAATGTGGGCAACTATGCGTGCACATCACAGCAACCAACTGAGACTTGTTACAGACCTGAAGTCCCTTGACATTGCACATGCTCCAAAGGAAACAACAAAACACCACCATGACCGCACCATACAACTTTGGAATGTCGTTGAAAAGTGGCACTCGCAATTTGAAAAACTTGCGACTCATCAAAAACAATACATCCGAGCTCTTAACAGTTGgttaaaattaaatcttatccCAATTGAAAGCAGCTTAAAGGAAAAAATCTCATCACCACCAAGAGTCCAGCATCCTCCAATCCAAACTCTCCTCCAATCGTGGCATGACCATCTTGAAAAGCTTCCAGATGAACTTGTGAAATCCGCAATTGGCTCCTTTGCTGCTGTGATTAAAACCATAATACTCCATCAGGAGGAAGAGATGAAACTAAAAGAGAAGTGCGAGGAGACCAGGAAGGAGTTCTTACGTAAAAACCAGGCATTTGAGGAATGGTACGAGAAATATATGCAGCGGAGGGGGCCAGATGAAATGGATCCTGAAAGAGGTGAAGATGCAAATCCCAAGGATCCCATCTCGGAGAAGAAATTTGCAGTTGAGAgcttgaagaagagattggAAGAGGAAGTTGAATCTCACCAAACACATTGTATTCAGGTGAGAGAGAAGTCACTGGGTTGTCTCAAAACTCGTTTACCTGAGCTCTTCCGAGCCATGTCAGGCTATGCTCATGCTTGTTCTGACACTTACGAGAAAGTGAGGTCTGTCACACATTATCAGAAATCTGATGTTGGTCCTACAGAAAGTGAGGTCCGTCACACAGTATCAGAAATCTGA
- the LOC108979625 gene encoding protein ANTI-SILENCING 1-like isoform X1, with the protein MVEADRAEDLGFKWGKTKGRGKKGVGEKQKIVQFYQSFIYDGMEYGLYDCVYMYNEVEPEPYIGKLVKIWENPDKTKKVKVLWFFRPREIAYYLGAEDTAENELFLASGEGVGLANINPLEAIAGKCNVVCTSKDSRNPQPSDEDLRTADFIFYRAFDVGHCKILDKMEEKVAGIEAKLLFNKVDVQKPDVLPKLDSDWKEVGGNALASKETEVPPKQNPSNEHISLKINGVSTDGLQRENADSNASLAKQRSSLGENPASSLGGELDETTKMNDRMENISGDSINLESKIEENLDLKASYINKQKSSLSEHPISSIGGKSEISNTNSRQENISRDKTALRPEAAVKEEGQVGNNIFRIEEKLKSAHDHCELEDRPSKKAKFDSSVKVPGEKNESSVKKLTVDLDGKDAKALAAVTASEVKSRLELAKDSQGAEKDPSKKLKPDEKSKLSYGKLPQASPRQYPDEDKKIDHKVMDITRRPDADKSRWFRAFPWEDRMKSAIEQGTLVLLQNLDPAYTSAEVEDIVWHAFKESCRAKMIQQTSISSPHCVIGFVGQAFAIFKTREAADMVVKKLTKGCLLISNGRPLVGSIGSPCFPEKNPTFFGHLVIDKLRHQMPREMREAVSTSHCSQPNTIEYDMAMEWCLLQERSDLSWKKLYKQQGEELRKLKSSLKSK; encoded by the exons ATGGTGGAAGCAGACAGAGCTGAGGATCTTGGATTTAAATGGGGTAAAACAAAAGGACGTGGAAAGAAAGGAGTTGGTGAAAAACAGAAAATCGTCCAGTTTTACCaatcttttatttatgatgGCATGGAGTATGGTCTTTATGATTGCGTTTATATGTACAACGAAGTTGAACCTGAGCCTTATATTGGCAAGCTCGTAAAAATATGGGAAAACCCTGACAAGACAAAGAAAGTAAAGGTTTTATGGTTTTTTCGCCCTCGCGAAATTGCATATTATCTTGGGGCTGAAGACACAGCCGAAAATGAGTTGTTTTTGGCTTCGGGCGAAGGTGTAGGCCTTGCAAATATTAATCCATTG GAAGCAATTGCTGGAAAGTGCAATGTTGTTTGCACTTCAAAGGACAGTAGAAATCCACAACCTTCAGATGAAGATCTTCGAACTgctgattttatattttaccgTGCCTTTGACGTTGGGCACTGCAAAATACTGGATAAGATGGAGGAGAAAGTCGCTGGGATTGAAG CAAAACTTTTATTTAACAAAGTGGATGTTCAGAAGCCCGATGTTCTCCCGAAGCTTGATTCAGACTGGAAAGAAGTTGGTGGAAATGCTCTAGCAAGTAAGGAAACAGAGGTTCCTCCCAAGCAAAACCCATCTAATGAGCACATCAGTCTAAAGATTAATGGAGTTTCTACCGATGGTCTACAGAGAGAAAATGCTGATTCAAATGCTTCATTGGCTAAACAGAGATCTTCACTTGGAGAGAACCCTGCTTCTAGTTTAGGGGGAGAATTAGATGAAACAACTAAAATGAATGATAGAATGGAGAATATCTCTGGTGACAGTATCAATTTGGAAtctaaaattgaagaaaatttaGACTTAAAAGCTTCTTATATTAACAAACAGAAATCTTCACTTAGCGAGCACCCTATTTCTAGCATAGGCGGAAAGTCGGAAATTTCCAACACTAACAGTAGACAGGAAAATATTTCGAGAGACAAGACTGCATTAAGGCCTGAAGCTGCTGTTAAGGAAGAGGGTCAAGTTggtaataatattttcagaattgAGGAGAAACTAAAATCTGCACATGATCATTGTGAGCTAGAGGATAGGCCATCTAAGAAGGCAAAGTTTGATAGTTCTGTAAAAGTGCCTGGTGAAAAGAATGAGAGTAGTGTGAAGAAGTTAACCGTTGATTTGGATGGTAAAGATGCAAAGGCGTTAGCAGCTGTAACTGCTTCTGAAGTTAAATCTAGACTTGAACTTGCTAAGGATTCGCAAGGGGCTGAAAAAGACCCCTCCAAGAAGTTGAAACCTGATGAGAAATCAAAACTTTCTTATGGGAAGTTGCCTCAAGCATCTCCTAGACAGTATCCAGATGAGGACAAAAAAATTGATCATAAAGTAATGGACATTACCCGAAGACCAGATGCT GATAAAAGCAGATGGTTTAGGGCATTT CCTTGGGAAGACAGAATGAAAAGTGCTATTGAACAAGGAACATTGGTTCTTCTTCAAAATCTGGATCCGGCTTATACTTCAGCAGAAGTTGAG GATATTGTTTGGCATGCCTTCAAGGAAAGTTGCAGAGCAAAGATGATTCAGCAGACTTCAATTTCAAGCCCTCACTGTG TTATTGGTTTTGTAGGTCAAGCTTTTGCTATATTTAAAACAAGGGAAGCAGCAGATATGGTTGTTAAAAAGTTAACCAAGGGCTGCCTATTGATATCGAATGGGAG GCCTCTTGTTGGAAGTATTGGAAGTCCTTGCTTCCCAGAGAAGAATCCAACTTTTTTTGGCCATTTGGTTATTGACAAACTCAGACATCAGATGCCAAGGGAAATG AGAGAAGCTGTATCTACTTCGCATTGTTCTCAGCCTAACACAATTGAATATGATATGGCCATGGAATGGTGTTTACTTCAAGAAAGATCAGACCTCTCTTGGAAAAAGTTGTATAAG CAACAAGGGGAGGAGTTGAGAAAGCTTAAGTCAAGCCTCAAGTCCAAATGA
- the LOC108979625 gene encoding protein ANTI-SILENCING 1-like isoform X2, translating to MVEADRAEDLGFKWGKTKGRGKKGVGEKQKIVQFYQSFIYDGMEYGLYDCVYMYNEVEPEPYIGKLVKIWENPDKTKKVKVLWFFRPREIAYYLGAEDTAENELFLASGEGVGLANINPLEAIAGKCNVVCTSKDSRNPQPSDEDLRTADFIFYRAFDVGHCKILDKMEEKVAGIEAKLLFNKVDVQKPDVLPKLDSDWKEVGGNALASKETEVPPKQNPSNEHISLKINGVSTDGLQRENADSNASLAKQRSSLGENPASSLGGELDETTKMNDRMENISGDSINLESKIEENLDLKASYINKQKSSLSEHPISSIGGKSEISNTNSRQENISRDKTALRPEAAVKEEGQVGNNIFRIEEKLKSAHDHCELEDRPSKKAKFDSSVKVPGEKNESSVKKLTVDLDGKDAKALAAVTASEVKSRLELAKDSQGAEKDPSKKLKPDEKSKLSYGKLPQASPRQYPDEDKKIDHKVMDITRRPDADKSRWFRAFPWEDRMKSAIEQGTLVLLQNLDPAYTSAEVEDIVWHAFKESCRAKMIQQTSISSPHCGQAFAIFKTREAADMVVKKLTKGCLLISNGRPLVGSIGSPCFPEKNPTFFGHLVIDKLRHQMPREMREAVSTSHCSQPNTIEYDMAMEWCLLQERSDLSWKKLYKQQGEELRKLKSSLKSK from the exons ATGGTGGAAGCAGACAGAGCTGAGGATCTTGGATTTAAATGGGGTAAAACAAAAGGACGTGGAAAGAAAGGAGTTGGTGAAAAACAGAAAATCGTCCAGTTTTACCaatcttttatttatgatgGCATGGAGTATGGTCTTTATGATTGCGTTTATATGTACAACGAAGTTGAACCTGAGCCTTATATTGGCAAGCTCGTAAAAATATGGGAAAACCCTGACAAGACAAAGAAAGTAAAGGTTTTATGGTTTTTTCGCCCTCGCGAAATTGCATATTATCTTGGGGCTGAAGACACAGCCGAAAATGAGTTGTTTTTGGCTTCGGGCGAAGGTGTAGGCCTTGCAAATATTAATCCATTG GAAGCAATTGCTGGAAAGTGCAATGTTGTTTGCACTTCAAAGGACAGTAGAAATCCACAACCTTCAGATGAAGATCTTCGAACTgctgattttatattttaccgTGCCTTTGACGTTGGGCACTGCAAAATACTGGATAAGATGGAGGAGAAAGTCGCTGGGATTGAAG CAAAACTTTTATTTAACAAAGTGGATGTTCAGAAGCCCGATGTTCTCCCGAAGCTTGATTCAGACTGGAAAGAAGTTGGTGGAAATGCTCTAGCAAGTAAGGAAACAGAGGTTCCTCCCAAGCAAAACCCATCTAATGAGCACATCAGTCTAAAGATTAATGGAGTTTCTACCGATGGTCTACAGAGAGAAAATGCTGATTCAAATGCTTCATTGGCTAAACAGAGATCTTCACTTGGAGAGAACCCTGCTTCTAGTTTAGGGGGAGAATTAGATGAAACAACTAAAATGAATGATAGAATGGAGAATATCTCTGGTGACAGTATCAATTTGGAAtctaaaattgaagaaaatttaGACTTAAAAGCTTCTTATATTAACAAACAGAAATCTTCACTTAGCGAGCACCCTATTTCTAGCATAGGCGGAAAGTCGGAAATTTCCAACACTAACAGTAGACAGGAAAATATTTCGAGAGACAAGACTGCATTAAGGCCTGAAGCTGCTGTTAAGGAAGAGGGTCAAGTTggtaataatattttcagaattgAGGAGAAACTAAAATCTGCACATGATCATTGTGAGCTAGAGGATAGGCCATCTAAGAAGGCAAAGTTTGATAGTTCTGTAAAAGTGCCTGGTGAAAAGAATGAGAGTAGTGTGAAGAAGTTAACCGTTGATTTGGATGGTAAAGATGCAAAGGCGTTAGCAGCTGTAACTGCTTCTGAAGTTAAATCTAGACTTGAACTTGCTAAGGATTCGCAAGGGGCTGAAAAAGACCCCTCCAAGAAGTTGAAACCTGATGAGAAATCAAAACTTTCTTATGGGAAGTTGCCTCAAGCATCTCCTAGACAGTATCCAGATGAGGACAAAAAAATTGATCATAAAGTAATGGACATTACCCGAAGACCAGATGCT GATAAAAGCAGATGGTTTAGGGCATTT CCTTGGGAAGACAGAATGAAAAGTGCTATTGAACAAGGAACATTGGTTCTTCTTCAAAATCTGGATCCGGCTTATACTTCAGCAGAAGTTGAG GATATTGTTTGGCATGCCTTCAAGGAAAGTTGCAGAGCAAAGATGATTCAGCAGACTTCAATTTCAAGCCCTCACTGTG GTCAAGCTTTTGCTATATTTAAAACAAGGGAAGCAGCAGATATGGTTGTTAAAAAGTTAACCAAGGGCTGCCTATTGATATCGAATGGGAG GCCTCTTGTTGGAAGTATTGGAAGTCCTTGCTTCCCAGAGAAGAATCCAACTTTTTTTGGCCATTTGGTTATTGACAAACTCAGACATCAGATGCCAAGGGAAATG AGAGAAGCTGTATCTACTTCGCATTGTTCTCAGCCTAACACAATTGAATATGATATGGCCATGGAATGGTGTTTACTTCAAGAAAGATCAGACCTCTCTTGGAAAAAGTTGTATAAG CAACAAGGGGAGGAGTTGAGAAAGCTTAAGTCAAGCCTCAAGTCCAAATGA
- the LOC108979623 gene encoding BURP domain protein RD22-like — MEIMNLLQIFSFLTLAVVAASHAALTPKDYWNSVLPNAPMPRAVIDLLQPDLKDDQKEVGVTFSPGQPGGGVSVGIGQQGMPFSYSYGASEDQLHDNPNVALFFLEKDMHPGKRMNLHFMTQDSNTAATFLPRQVAKSIPFSSNRLPEILNKFSLKPGSPEADIIKNTIEECEKPGIKGEEKYCATSLESMVDFSTSKIGKDVQAISTEVGKETQMQKYYTVVPGVKKMAGNKAVVCHKQNYAYAVFFCHTTRTTKAYLVPLVGNDGTKAKAVAICHTDTSAWNPKHLAFQVLKVKPGTVPVCHFLPKDHVVWTSK; from the exons ATGGAGATCATGAATCTTCTTCAGATTTTCAGTTTTCTCACT CTTGCAGTAGTGGCGGCAAGCCATGCAGCTCTGACCCCGAAAGATTACTGGAACTCTGTGCTGCCAAACGCACCAATGCCTAGAGCCGTCATTGATCTTCTGCAACCTG ACCTGAAGGATGATCAGAAGGAAGTCGGGGTGACTTTCTCTCCAGGACAGCCAGGCGGGGGAGTCAGTGTTGGAATTGGTCAACAGGGAATGCCGTTCTCATATTCATATGGTGCCTCTGAGGATCAACTCCATGACAATCCCAACGTAGCTCTTTTCTTCTTGGAAAAGGATATGCATCCTGGCAAAAGAATGAACTTGCACTTCATGACTCAAGACTCAAACACAGCTGCAACTTTTTTGCCTCGCCAAGTTGCCAAATCAATACCCTTTTCATCCAACAGGCTGCCGGAAATTTTGAACAAGTTTTCACTCAAGCCCGGATCGCCGGAAGCTGACATAATAAAGAACACAATTGAAGAATGTGAAAAACCGGGCATTAAAGGGGAGGAAAAATACTGTGCAACATCATTAGAATCGATGGTGGACTTCAGCACTTCGAAAATAGGGAAAGATGTTCAGGCAATCTCTACGGAGGTGGGAAAAGAAACCCAGATGCAGAAATATTATACTGTCGTGCCAGGAGTGAAGAAGATGGCGGGCAACAAAGCTGTTGTTTGCCACAAGCAGAACTATGCATATGCTGTCTTTTTCTGCCATACAACACGTACCACAAAGGCTTATCTGGTGCCATTGGTGGGCAATGACGGGACTAAAGCTAAAGCTGTAGCCATTTGCCACACAGACACATCAGCATGGAACCCAAAACATTTGGCCTTCCAAGTGCTCAAAGTTAAGCCCGGAACTGTTCCTGTCTGCCATTTCCTTCCAAAGGATCATGTTGTATGGACATCTAAATAG